From a single Zygotorulaspora mrakii chromosome 2, complete sequence genomic region:
- the PRE7 gene encoding proteasome core particle subunit beta 6 (similar to Saccharomyces cerevisiae PRE7 (YBL041W); ancestral locus Anc_7.480), which yields MASTIASEYSSEVASTPIEHQFNPYTDNGGTILGIAGEDFAVLAGDTRHTTDYSINSRHESKVFDCGDNIIMSANGFAADGEALVKRFKNSVKWYHFDHNDKKLSLSSAARNIQHLLYGKRFFPYYVHTIIAGLDEEGKGSVYSFDPVGSYEREQCRAGGAAASLIMPFLDNQVNFKNQYEPGTDGKVKRPIKYLSLEEVIKLVRDSFTSATERHIQVGDGLEILIVTKDGVRKEYYDLKRD from the coding sequence ATGGCTAGTACAATTGCATCAGAATATTCTTCTGAAGTAGCAAGCACACCGATTGAGCATCAATTCAATCCATACACCGACAATGGTGGTACAATCCTGGGAATTGCGGGCGAGGATTTTGCTGTGTTGGCCGGAGACACAAGACACACTACAGACTACTCGATCAACTCTCGTCATGAGTCCAAGGTGTTTGACTGTGGTGATAACATAATAATGTCGGCAAACGGATTTGCAGCCGACGGTGAAGCGTTGGTTAAGAGGTTTAAAAACAGTGTCAAGTGGTACCACTTCGATCATAACGACAAGAAACTATCGCTATCATCGGCGGCAAGAAATATCCAACATCTTTTGTATGGTAAGAGATTTTTCCCCTATTATGTGCACACAATCATTGCAGGACTTGACGAGGAAGGAAAAGGGTCGGTGTATTCCTTTGACCCAGTAGGATCATACGAAAGAGAGCAATGTAGGGCAGGTGGAGCTGCagcttctttgataatGCCGTTTTTAGATAACCAggtgaatttcaaaaatcagTACGAACCTGGCACAGATGGGAAAGTCAAGAGGCCTATCAAATACTTGAGTCTTGAAGAAGTCATCAAGTTGGTAAGGGACTCATTCACCTCAGCCACAGAAAGACACATTCAGGTGGGTGATGGCTTGGAAATACTCATCGTGACCAAGGATGGAGTCAGGAAAGAGTACTACGACCTAAAGAGGGATTGA
- the ERD2 gene encoding Erd2p (similar to Saccharomyces cerevisiae ERD2 (YBL040C); ancestral locus Anc_7.479), protein MNPFRFLGDLSHLASILILIHTIRTSNSIEGMSLKTQALYVLVFLSRYMDLLVLHWVSLYIFVMKIFFIASSIYILQLLQRTKTTNRIAYKEMLLRDNFNIRYLLIPCVILALVFNREFTIIEIFWSFSVWLESVAILPQLFMLSKSGKAKSLTIHYIFALGLYRTLYIPNWVWRYFAESKFDKLAFLTGVIQTLVYSDFFYIYYQKVIKRKGADLLH, encoded by the coding sequence ATGAATCCGTTTAGATTCTTGGGGGATCTGTCCCACTTAGCAAGCATACTCATTCTTATTCATACCATCAGaacatcaaattcaattgaaggGATGTCATTGAAGACACAAGCATTATATGTTTTGGTCTTCCTAAGTCGTTACATGGATTTATTGGTACTGCATTGGGTTTCTTTGTACATTTTTGTCAtgaaaatcttcttcataGCATCATCAATATATATACTTCAACTATTGCAAAGAACGAAGACAACGAACCGCATTGCCTACAAAGAGATGCTTTTGAGGGATAATTTTAACATAAGATACCTACTTATTCCATGTGTGATACTGGCACTTGTCTTCAACAGAGAATTCACCatcattgaaatattcTGGAGTTTTTCTGTGTGGCTTGAAAGCGTGGCCATTTTACCACAATTGTTCATGCTATCAAAATCTGGAAAGGCAAAGTCTTTAACCATTCATTATATTTTTGCGTTGGGTCTTTATAGAACGCTTTACATTCCTAATTGGGTTTGGAGATACTTTGcagaatcaaaatttgataaactGGCTTTCTTAACAGGTGTGATACAGACACTGGTTTACTCAGATTTCTTTTATATCTACTATCAAAAAGTCATCAAACGCAAGGGAGCAGATTTACTGCACTAA
- a CDS encoding protein disulfide isomerase family protein translates to MRLMCQWMVLVMAVKCAAGMLHEFSTTKDLYGELLSTDRYSFVYIYSPKCPWCKELMPKFEMLSSFFNGALNFIMIDGRKCRILDKDFNVDTYPYLMLFEAKENLAGFQVEPELTPKNLLKGVYHGAGDVYRMAHYLTQLTGETPALPQPVHENIIELDKLGPHADSDSLDYLDATSGASLVNILSFTSPWMDFYYQELFQSSRPSSLLVQNSQFFDDKLKTFDIDGSQRSTSHLTNLFRVSHFPSLMLLPRNCGGSNSTVVRIEFHQYDSELLKKEIQTVRRLTKLCIDGDQTALSNFVSDFHSISIYPSLEDMQQKVNDAAGKAYEIHEDESDMEYISHAINDL, encoded by the coding sequence ATGAGACTGATGTGCCAGTGGATGGTGCTAGTTATGGCGGTGAAGTGCGCAGCGGGTATGTTGCACGAGTTCAGCACTACGAAGGACCTGTATGGCGAGTTGCTCAGTACTGACAGGTATTCGTTCGTATATATCTATTCTCCCAAGTGCCCCTGGTGTAAGGAGCTGATGCCTAAATTCGAGATGCTGTCTAGTTTCTTTAACGGGGCGCTGAACTTTATTATGATTGACGGCAGAAAATGCAGGATTCTCGATAAAGACTTCAATGTGGATACGTATCCGTATCTGATGCTCTTCGAGGCGAAAGAGAATTTGGCAGGGTTTCAGGTCGAGCCGGAATTGACACCAAAAAATCTGCTCAAGGGTGTATACCACGGTGCGGGCGACGTTTATCGCATGGCGCACTACCTGACACAATTGACGGGGGAGACACCCGCCTTGCCGCAGCCGGTCCATGAAAATATTATTGAGTTGGACAAGCTGGGCCCACACGCAGACTCGGACTCCCTGGATTATTTGGACGCGACGTCGGGTGCAAGTTTGGTAAATATCTTGTCGTTTACATCCCCTTGGATGGATTTCTACTATCAGGAACTATTCCAATCTTCTCGGCCGTCTTCGTTGTTGGTACAGAATTCACAGTTTTTCGACGACAAGTTGAAAACATTTGACATCGATGGTTCGCAGCGCTCAACATCACATCTTACCAATCTCTTCAGGGTGTCTCACTTCCCCAGTCTGATGCTCTTGCCCCGAAATTGCGGTGGTTCAAATTCGACTGTAGTGCGCATCGAGTTTCATCAGTATGATAGCGAACtgttgaaaaaggaaattcAAACTGTTCGCCGACTTACCAAACTCTGTATCGATGGCGACCAAACTGCGCTGTCAAATTTTGTCTCCGATTTCCATTCCATCAGCATATACCCATCTCTGGAAGATATGCAACAAAAGGTTAATGACGCTGCTGGGAAGGCTTATGAAATTCATGAAGATGAATCGGACATGGAGTATATTTCCCACGCTATAAATGATTTGTAA
- the MIN6 gene encoding Min6p (similar to Saccharomyces cerevisiae YBL039W-B; ancestral locus Anc_7.478): protein MLDGRKGTMQGVQRIPSPFSSCTSRPAASLQVRMAKLTLGKTSDIRDKNLVHLHSNHSSRAGATSQLSRMGFFVDNPLIEFFHRIVRKPSTIMMWLFTSVIVASTTYLMFLPGAKQQPRPPSQDDNM, encoded by the coding sequence ATGCTAGATGGAAGGAAAGGGACCATGCAAGGTGTGCAGCGAATTCCTTCTCCATTCTCATCATGTACGTCGCGCCCTGCGGCCAGTCTCCAGGTAAGAATGGCGAAGTTGACTTTAGGAAAAACAAGCGACATTCGTGACAAGAACCTGGTCCATCTACACAGCAACCACAGCAGCAGAGCAGGGGCCACATCGCAGCTTTCAAGAATGGGCTTTTTCGTCGATAACCCTTTAATCGAGTTTTTCCACAGGATAGTGCGCAAACCGAGCACTATCATGATGTGGCTATTCACATCTGTGATAGTCGCAAGCACAACGTATCTGATGTTTCTGCCGGGAGCCAAGCAGCAGCCCCGCCCTCCCAGCCAGGATGACAACATGTAG
- the SOD1 gene encoding superoxide dismutase SOD1 (similar to Saccharomyces cerevisiae SOD1 (YJR104C); ancestral locus Anc_7.477), whose amino-acid sequence MAKAVALLKGDSGVSGVVYFEQEKEEDLTNISWEITGNDANALRGFHIHEFGDNTNGCTSAGPHYNPFGKTHGAPEVEQRHVGDMGNVSTDASGVARGSMKDRLIKLIGPTSILGRTVVIHGGQDDLGKGGNEESLKTGNAGGRNACGVIGITK is encoded by the coding sequence ATGGCTAAGGCAGTTGCTCTTCTAAAGGGAGACTCAGGTGTTTCCGGTGTTGTCTACTTCGAACAAGAGAAGGAGGAGGATTTGACCAACATTTCATGGGAAATTACGGGTAATGATGCAAACGCTTTGCGTGGGTTCCATATTCACGAATTTGGGGACAACACCAACGGTTGTACCTCAGCGGGACCCCACTACAACCCATTTGGCAAGACTCACGGTGCGCCAGAAGTGGAGCAGAGACATGTCGGAGACATGGGTAACGTGTCCACGGACGCGTCTGGTGTCGCCCGCGGCTCGATGAAGGATCGTTTGATCAAGTTGATCGGTCCTACTTCTATCTTGGGGAGAACCGTCGTCATCCACGGTGGCCAAGATGACTTGGGGAAGGGCGGCAATGAGGAATCACTGAAAACCGGTAATGCGGGCGGTAGAAACGCCTGCGGTGTCATTGGTATCACCAAATAG
- the URA8 gene encoding CTP synthase URA8 (similar to Saccharomyces cerevisiae URA7 (YBL039C) and URA8 (YJR103W); ancestral locus Anc_7.476) has protein sequence MKYVVVSGGVISGIGKGVLASSTGMLLKTFGLKVTSIKIDPYMNIDAGTMSPLEHGECFVLDDGGETDLDLGNYERYLNVTLTKDHNITTGKIYSHVIARERKGDYLGKTVQIVPHLTNAIQDWIERVSRIPVDDTGLEPDVCIIELGGTVGDIESAPFVEALRQFQFRVGKENFALIHVSLVPVIHGEQKTKPTQAAIKDLRQLGLTPDMIACRCSEELEDPTISKIAMFCHVGPEQVVNVYDVKSTYHIPLLLLEQKMMNYLLKRLQLDNITLTAEDKQRGEELLEKWKSMTVNIEQSDKIVKIALVGKYTNLKDSYLSVIKALEHSSMKCRTQLEILWVEASDLEPDSQETDKTKFHDAWNKVSTADGILVPGGFGIRGTEGMVLAAKWARESNVPYLGICLGLQIATIEFSRNVLGIKNGNSSEFLPDLPESDQVVVYMPEIDKDKMGGTMRLGLRPTYFQDDCDWSQIKKLYGNRSSVEERHRHRYEINPELVPQLEKEGLIFVGKDESGERCEILELKNHSYFVATQYHPEYTSKVLDPSSPFVGLVAASAGVLDRLYNGEFEFHGKADF, from the coding sequence ATGAAGTACGTTGTTGTTTCAGGTGGTGTTATCTCAGGTATTGGTAAGGGGGTTCTTGCCTCATCCACTGGTATGCTGTTGAAGACCTTCGGTCTCAAAGTGACCTCGATTAAAATCGATCCATATATGAACATTGACGCAGGTACAATGTCACCATTGGAGCATGGTGAGTGTTTTGTGTTGGATGATGGCGGTGAAACTGATTTAGATTTGGGTAACTATGAACGTTATCTGAATGTGACGTTGACGAAAGATCATAATATAACTACAGGTAAAATCTACTCCCATGTCATCGCAAGAGAAAGGAAAGGTGATTACTTGGGTAAAACAGTCCAAATTGTTCCTCATTTGACTAATGCAATTCAGGATTGGATTGAGCGTGTTTCTCGTATTCCAGTTGATGACACGGGTTTAGAACCTGACGTTTGCAtaattgaacttggtgGTACCGTCGGTGATATTGAAAGTGCACCATTTGTTGAAGCATTAAGACAGTTTCAATTCAGAGTTGGAAAGGAGAACTTTGCTTTGATTCACGTTTCATTGGTCCCAGTGATTCATGGCGAACAAAAAACGAAGCCAACTCAAGCTGCAATCAAAGACTTGAGACAGCTAGGATTGACGCCTGATATGATAGCATGTAGGTGTAGCGAGGAATTGGAAGATCCAACCATTTCGAAAATCGCCATGTTTTGCCATGTGGGTCCTGAGCAAGTTGTTAACGTTTACGATGTTAAGTCTACTTATCACATACcgttattattattggaacaaaaaatgatgaattatttattgaaaagattaCAATTGGATAACATTACCTTAACTGCTGAAGATAAACAAAGAGGTGAAGAATTACtagaaaaatggaaatcgATGACGGTTAATATTGAACAATCTGATAAAATTGTTAAGATTGCTCTGGTCGGTAAATATACAAATCTGAAAGACTCATATCTGTCTGTTATTAAAGCATTAGAACATTCGTCAATGAAATGTCGCACGCAATTGGAAATTCTTTGGGTTGAAGCCAGTGACCTGGAACCAGATTCTCAAGAGACTGATAAGACGAAATTTCATGACGCTTGGAATAAAGTCAGCACTGCTGATGGTATCTTAGTTCCCGGTGGCTTCGGTATTAGAGGTACTGAAGGTATGGTCCTTGCCGCCAAATGGGCACGGGAAAGCAATGTACCATACCTTGGTATTTGCCTTGGTTTACAAATTGcaacaattgaattttcacGTAATGTTCTCGGTATTAAGAACGGTAATAGCAGTGAATTCTTACCGGATCTACCAGAAAGCGATCAAGTCGTGGTTTACATGCCGGAGATCGATAAGGATAAGATGGGTGGTACAATGAGATTAGGTTTGAGACCAACGTATTTCCAAGACGATTGTGATTGGAGTcagatcaaaaaattataTGGCAACAGATCATCTGTCGAAGAAAGGCACCGTCACCGTTACGAGATAAACCCAGAATTAGTTCCTCAGTTGGAGAAGGAAGGTTTGATATTCGTTGGAAAGGACGAGTCCGGCGAACGTTGCGAAATAttagaattgaagaatcaTTCTTATTTCGTAGCTACTCAGTACCATCCAGAGTACACTTCCAAGGTTTTGGACCCATCGAGTCCGTTCGTTGGTCTTGTCGCAGCGTCCGCTGGCGTACTGGACCGCTTGTACAATGGAGAATTCGAGTTCCACGGCAAGGCTGATTTTTAG
- the MCM16 gene encoding Mcm16p (similar to Saccharomyces cerevisiae MCM16 (YPR046W); ancestral locus Anc_7.475), translating to MERAFALEQEHVQAYNELLRTLDTLYLLNNDLGTVTPEMKKTLEIRRQLQVNLEKSASILRTIERVAARVDEDGNEIPQRVSTEDILADRLVKVMQENYEIDYKVKESLALEQQLATELREEKVKYLNSVQQYRQVCAHVKHQSGPKSDNASLSANSTDESHQSRQGDQVDKAGQVDEVDEVDEQIIINQNETLRQLLLALKIHAGYDPFI from the coding sequence ATGGAAAGGGCCTTTGCATTGGAGCAGGAACACGTACAAGCATACAATGAACTGCTACGAACTTTAGACACGTTgtatcttttgaacaatgACTTGGGTACAGTTACTCctgaaatgaagaagaccCTCGAAATAAGAAGACAACTGCAAGTAAATTTAGAGAAGAGTGCCTCAATACTCAGAACTATAGAGAGAGTGGCAGCGAGAGTGGATGAAGATGGAAACGAAATTCCACAGAGGGTATCGACAGAGGACATCCTTGCCGACCGACTGGTCAAAGTTATGCAGGAGAACTACGAAATTGATTATAAGGTCAAGGAATCTCTCGCTCTAGAGCAGCAATTGGCAACCGAACTTCGCGAAGAGAAAGTTAAATACTTGAATTCAGTTCAGCAATACAGGCAAGTGTGTGCCCATGTAAAGCATCAATCTGGACCAAAAAGCGACAACGCATCCCTTAGTGCAAATTCCACTGATGAATCTCATCAATCTCGTCAGGGCGACCAGGTTGATAAAGCTGGTCAAGTTGATGAGGTTGATGAGGTTGATGAGCAAATCATCataaatcaaaatgaaacaCTTCGGCAACTGCTATTAGCGCTAAAGATACACGCTGGTTACGATCCCTTCATATGA
- the VPS25 gene encoding ESCRT-II subunit protein VPS25 (similar to Saccharomyces cerevisiae VPS25 (YJR102C); ancestral locus Anc_7.474) — MSSSATLPAIYSFPPFFTRQPNALIRKQQITSWIEVILQYCKLKKCWSMTVEGSPVEGNPNDSNINPLTGGTDNSIFTNSEIQRSVPQVFVEEIWCQMCEENKAVGADQGPKDSSRYYILWRNFDSWASLVLQWFEDAGKLNQVVTIYELTQGDETMTWEFHGMPEQLMAYCLKPLEQRNRATLINDERGKPIAVKVV; from the coding sequence ATGTCCTCTTCTGCCACACTTCCAGCTATTTACTCATTCCCTCCATTCTTCACAAGGCAACCAAATGCTCTTATTAGAAAGCAGCAGATCACCTCATGGATAGAGGTGATCTTACAGTATTGTAAGCTGAAGAAATGTTGGAGCATGACTGTGGAAGGCAGTCCAGTCGAGGGTAACCCGAATGATAGCAATATTAATCCACTCACTGGTGGTACTGATAATAGCATCTTCACTAATTCAGAGATACAAAGAAGTGTGCCGCAGGTGTTCGTCGAAGAAATATGGTGCCAAATGTgtgaagaaaacaaagctGTTGGTGCAGATCAGGGTCCAAAGGACTCATCTAGATATTACATATTGTGGAGGAACTTTGATTCATGGGCATCACTGGTATTGCAATGGTTCGAAGATGCTGGCAAATTAAACCAGGTTGTTACTATATATGAATTGACTCAAGGCGATGAAACAATGACATGGGAGTTTCATGGAATGCCGGAACAATTGATGGCATATTGTTTGAAACCCTTAGAGCAGCGAAATAGGGCTACCCTAATCAATGACGAACGGGGTAAACCAATTGCTGTCAAGGTTGTATAA